A region of Fimbriimonadaceae bacterium DNA encodes the following proteins:
- the prfA gene encoding Peptide chain release factor 1, producing MLEKLREIEKRYDQINQQLQDPAVATNPSELQRLGKARAEIEDIVVVIRAYFKRLKELEEAQSMLSDPDMRDMAQMEIESLREGIGGDEDRLKLMLIPKDPNDDKSVIIEIRPAAGGDEAGLFAAELYRMYSRYAERRKWKSELVEYNDNGLGGVSSVVFTIDAKGAYSQLKHESGVHRVQRVPATESSGRTHTSTVTVAVLPEAEDVDIHIDEDDLEVSTFRASSAGGQHVQKNETAIRIVHRPTGTVVTCQDERSQQQNKLKAMAVLRSKLYQVEQERLARERGDLRKGQIGSGDRSEKIRTYNFPQSRITDHRVKMDMHNTVAFMDGDLQELIDRLVQEEQTRKLLEEAEAAA from the coding sequence ATGCTGGAGAAGCTGCGCGAGATTGAAAAGCGATACGACCAGATAAATCAGCAGCTGCAGGACCCGGCGGTTGCAACCAATCCATCCGAGCTTCAGCGCCTCGGCAAGGCAAGAGCCGAGATCGAGGACATCGTGGTGGTCATCCGGGCGTACTTCAAACGGCTGAAGGAGTTGGAGGAGGCTCAAAGCATGCTCTCCGATCCCGACATGCGCGACATGGCGCAAATGGAAATCGAGTCCCTGCGCGAGGGAATCGGGGGCGACGAGGACCGGCTCAAGCTCATGCTGATTCCAAAGGACCCCAACGACGACAAGTCCGTTATCATCGAAATCCGTCCGGCAGCAGGCGGCGATGAAGCCGGTCTCTTCGCCGCCGAGCTGTATCGGATGTACTCGCGCTACGCAGAACGGCGGAAGTGGAAGTCGGAACTGGTCGAGTACAACGACAACGGTCTCGGAGGCGTGTCGTCGGTGGTCTTCACTATCGACGCAAAAGGGGCATACAGCCAGCTGAAGCACGAAAGCGGAGTGCACCGCGTTCAGCGCGTGCCTGCCACCGAAAGCAGCGGACGAACCCATACCTCCACGGTTACGGTGGCGGTGCTGCCAGAGGCGGAGGACGTCGACATCCATATCGATGAGGACGACCTCGAAGTCTCGACCTTCAGGGCCAGCTCGGCGGGCGGCCAGCACGTTCAAAAGAATGAAACCGCGATCCGAATCGTGCATCGTCCAACCGGCACGGTGGTGACGTGTCAGGACGAACGAAGTCAGCAGCAAAATAAGCTGAAGGCGATGGCGGTCTTGCGCTCCAAGCTCTACCAGGTCGAGCAGGAGAGGCTGGCGCGAGAGCGGGGTGACCTGCGAAAAGGGCAGATCGGCAGCGGTGACCGATCGGAAAAAATTCGAACTTACAATTTTCCGCAGAGCCGGATTACCGATCACCGCGTGAAAATGGACATGCACAACACCGTCGCATTCATGGATGGCGATCTGCAGGAACTGATCGATCGGTTGGTGCAAGAGGAGCAGACACGCAAGCTCTTGGAAGAGGCAGAAGCGGCGGCCTGA
- the rbn gene encoding Ribonuclease BN: MIEAIVLGSGTSNGVPSLGIEYPQTFLRDPRNHRTRTSLLLRSPEGTILVDCAPEMRLQLLREGVRKIDGVIVTHTHADHIMGMDDLRSFCLRNKSSMPIYAWPEYQADLRRVFAYAFKDFPDGIEVPRFELRDLPECLTTCGIEFEILRLEHGPWPVAGLRIGGLAYLTDVGRIPPAAMERLQGLDCLILDAVRYKPHPNHFNFEQAMEVAAQLAARITYFTHLSHDYDHAVVEAELPPQIRLAFDGLRIRVAAKSP, encoded by the coding sequence GTGATCGAGGCGATCGTCCTCGGCTCTGGAACCAGCAACGGAGTACCGAGCCTTGGCATCGAGTACCCGCAGACCTTTCTACGGGACCCACGAAACCACCGGACGCGAACCTCGCTCCTGCTGAGAAGCCCGGAGGGAACCATTCTCGTGGACTGCGCGCCGGAGATGCGCCTTCAACTGCTTCGCGAGGGTGTGCGGAAGATCGACGGCGTCATCGTCACCCACACGCATGCGGATCACATCATGGGTATGGACGACCTTCGTTCATTCTGCCTCCGCAACAAGTCGTCGATGCCGATCTACGCTTGGCCCGAATACCAAGCTGACCTTCGGCGCGTATTCGCCTACGCGTTCAAGGATTTTCCCGATGGCATCGAGGTTCCCCGATTCGAGCTTCGCGACCTTCCCGAATGCCTCACCACATGCGGGATCGAATTCGAGATTCTCCGTTTGGAGCACGGTCCCTGGCCCGTGGCCGGGTTAAGAATTGGAGGGCTTGCGTACCTGACCGACGTCGGACGAATTCCGCCGGCAGCCATGGAACGGCTTCAAGGGCTCGATTGCCTCATCCTCGACGCCGTCCGCTACAAGCCGCACCCCAACCACTTCAACTTCGAGCAAGCGATGGAGGTTGCCGCGCAGCTGGCTGCGAGGATCACTTACTTCACCCATCTCAGCCACGACTACGATCATGCGGTCGTTGAAGCCGAACTTCCGCCACAGATCCGCCTGGCCTTCGATGGTTTGCGTATACGCGTGGCAGCAAAAAGCCCCTGA
- the glyS gene encoding Glycine--tRNA ligase beta subunit, whose protein sequence is MVIFSGMPELLFELGCEELPASAVERAFSQLADEIIRRLEECGLSTGEVRRMGTPRRLIIGISDVQDRQPDSTKDFRGPGIAAAFDAEGNPTKALEGFCRGKGVDVREVRREGDYVWVTKTLLGKPTGELLAQILPDAVRSLTFDKTMRWGAARMRFARPIRWILATFGGELVPFEIEGVQSGLASRGHRFNAPATFVAKTFDDLVAGLRERSVEPDHERRRTRIVELAGAVASGTPDLTEALVDENVFLTEWPTAIEGEFKAEFMALPDAVLITAMAKHERFFPVRDGSGKLTNRFVSIRNGGVDDVVRAGNAWVLNARFNDAKFFFDEDKEKSLDDFLAMTDRMLFQEKLGTVRQRADRLAELAALVAQQMGSSADEVEWARQAGLYAKADLTTGLVSELASLQGVIGGEYARREGFPEPVCHAIACQYDADKATSNIDHALIVADQIDKLVGYLGIGLEPSGSSDPFGLRRAVTILIEGAWRRTGHRLSGYYGLIEPATSFYGGLLPADAAKDVTERLVRIFRSRYEAMLDGEPYDCVNAAITTPDAAVILNPQVVLYRLATMKRIKDDVSAVQTASRPLNILDAAITKGQYSAIEGLDVDRGRLSSDEGYKLLDTLIHVGPRLDSAEEALAADQALQVLLDLKQPIHEFFEKTMVMAEDPDTRRARLSLVDMTCRQLERIGNFRELVIE, encoded by the coding sequence ATGGTAATATTTTCGGGGATGCCCGAGCTACTTTTCGAACTAGGTTGCGAAGAGTTGCCGGCATCGGCTGTAGAGCGCGCATTTTCCCAACTTGCGGACGAGATCATTCGCCGATTGGAGGAGTGTGGACTCTCGACGGGCGAAGTCCGGCGGATGGGAACGCCGCGCCGCTTGATCATCGGCATTTCCGATGTTCAAGACCGACAGCCTGATTCGACAAAGGACTTCCGAGGGCCGGGCATTGCTGCAGCGTTCGATGCGGAAGGAAATCCGACCAAGGCGCTTGAAGGTTTCTGCCGTGGGAAGGGCGTGGATGTCCGCGAGGTCCGGCGGGAAGGAGACTACGTTTGGGTCACCAAAACGCTGCTGGGCAAGCCCACCGGCGAGCTCCTCGCCCAGATTCTGCCCGACGCCGTTCGCAGCCTGACCTTCGATAAGACGATGCGGTGGGGCGCAGCCCGCATGCGGTTTGCCCGGCCCATTCGCTGGATCCTGGCTACGTTCGGCGGCGAGCTCGTGCCGTTTGAGATCGAAGGCGTTCAATCGGGGCTGGCGTCCCGCGGACACCGGTTCAATGCCCCTGCAACGTTCGTTGCGAAGACCTTTGACGATCTCGTGGCCGGACTCCGGGAACGATCGGTCGAACCCGATCACGAACGACGCCGAACGCGGATTGTGGAGCTGGCAGGCGCGGTGGCGTCTGGAACTCCCGATCTTACGGAGGCACTCGTCGACGAAAACGTCTTTTTGACCGAGTGGCCCACGGCGATCGAGGGTGAATTCAAGGCCGAGTTTATGGCCTTGCCTGATGCGGTACTCATCACCGCCATGGCGAAGCACGAGCGGTTCTTCCCCGTCCGAGACGGTTCTGGCAAGCTCACGAACCGGTTCGTTTCGATCCGAAACGGAGGCGTCGACGATGTCGTCCGCGCGGGCAACGCCTGGGTCCTCAACGCGCGGTTCAACGACGCCAAATTCTTTTTCGACGAGGACAAGGAAAAGTCGCTCGACGACTTCCTCGCGATGACGGACCGGATGCTGTTCCAGGAGAAGCTTGGCACCGTTCGGCAGCGTGCGGATCGCCTGGCCGAGCTTGCCGCGCTGGTCGCCCAGCAAATGGGTTCGTCGGCGGACGAAGTCGAGTGGGCGCGTCAAGCCGGTCTTTACGCCAAGGCCGATCTGACCACCGGCTTGGTAAGCGAGCTGGCCTCGCTGCAAGGGGTGATCGGAGGAGAATACGCACGGCGGGAGGGCTTTCCCGAGCCGGTTTGCCACGCAATCGCGTGCCAATACGACGCCGACAAAGCGACCAGCAATATCGACCACGCCCTCATCGTCGCGGATCAGATCGACAAGCTCGTGGGGTACCTCGGTATCGGCCTAGAGCCGAGCGGCTCAAGCGATCCCTTTGGGCTTCGCCGCGCCGTGACCATCTTGATTGAAGGCGCCTGGCGGCGAACCGGCCATCGTCTTTCTGGCTATTACGGGCTGATTGAGCCTGCGACCTCGTTTTACGGCGGCCTCCTTCCTGCAGATGCCGCCAAAGACGTTACGGAACGTTTGGTCCGCATCTTCCGGTCTCGCTATGAGGCCATGCTTGACGGCGAGCCCTATGACTGTGTCAACGCGGCCATTACGACGCCGGACGCGGCGGTGATCCTCAATCCCCAGGTCGTCCTGTACCGACTTGCGACCATGAAGCGGATCAAGGACGATGTCTCGGCGGTTCAGACGGCTTCCCGTCCCCTCAATATTCTGGATGCGGCCATTACGAAGGGGCAATACTCTGCCATCGAGGGCCTTGATGTCGATCGCGGCAGACTGTCTTCCGACGAGGGCTACAAGCTGTTGGACACGTTGATTCATGTTGGTCCGCGGCTGGATAGCGCGGAAGAGGCACTCGCCGCGGACCAGGCTCTGCAAGTTCTTCTCGACCTCAAGCAGCCGATCCACGAGTTCTTCGAAAAAACGATGGTGATGGCTGAGGATCCCGATACGCGGAGGGCCCGCCTGTCGCTGGTCGATATGACCTGTCGGCAGCTTGAGCGGATCGGCAACTTTCGAGAGCTCGTTATCGAATGA
- the alr1 gene encoding Alanine racemase 1, translated as MIPYPRTYVEINLPNLAHNLGIVGSALQGTNTKVALVVKADAYGHGLVPVTRFALQHGADWAAVATVQEGIALRDAGVQAPIAVISPILPIEAEQAVFYRLRVLVERTETAEALSAAAEAQASEAIIHLEIDTGLSRFGCRPDDAVCIGRRIRDLPRTRLEGVSTHFSNSGFDRAWTLTQLQIFHQTLDRLRAEGVSFDMVHAANSAGAVNYPESRFDLVRIGILGYGIDIYSLAPIGVARPVMSWKARVMALRELEPHSPVGYARSYFTTKPTRIASLGVGYGDGYPRSLSNKGIVWFNGRNLKVVGLVCMDQLLVDATESPELQIGDEVELLGPNITALQLAEICDTNPHEIVTRVMSRVPRRYIYE; from the coding sequence ATGATTCCGTACCCCCGAACCTATGTAGAAATCAACCTGCCTAATCTTGCCCATAACCTAGGCATCGTCGGCAGTGCATTGCAGGGAACCAATACCAAAGTGGCGCTGGTTGTAAAGGCGGACGCCTATGGGCACGGTCTCGTCCCCGTGACGCGATTTGCCCTTCAGCATGGTGCGGACTGGGCCGCCGTTGCCACCGTACAAGAAGGAATCGCCTTGCGCGACGCCGGGGTCCAGGCGCCGATAGCGGTTATCTCCCCGATTCTTCCGATCGAGGCCGAGCAGGCCGTTTTTTATCGACTGCGTGTGCTCGTGGAGCGCACGGAGACCGCCGAGGCCCTCTCCGCCGCCGCCGAGGCTCAGGCTTCCGAGGCCATCATCCATTTGGAGATCGACACCGGGCTCTCACGTTTCGGATGCAGGCCGGATGACGCCGTATGTATAGGCCGCAGGATAAGAGACCTTCCACGAACCAGGCTGGAAGGGGTCTCCACCCATTTCTCAAACAGTGGCTTTGACCGGGCTTGGACCCTTACCCAACTGCAGATCTTCCACCAGACGCTCGACCGCCTTCGTGCGGAAGGTGTCTCATTCGACATGGTTCACGCTGCCAACAGCGCGGGGGCGGTCAACTATCCGGAAAGCCGCTTCGACCTCGTGAGGATCGGGATCCTCGGTTACGGCATCGACATCTATTCGTTGGCCCCGATCGGTGTGGCGCGACCCGTGATGAGCTGGAAGGCGCGGGTCATGGCGCTCCGCGAGTTGGAGCCACACTCACCGGTCGGCTATGCGCGGTCGTATTTCACGACCAAACCCACCCGCATCGCGTCGCTCGGCGTGGGCTATGGCGATGGTTACCCACGGTCACTGTCAAACAAAGGAATCGTATGGTTTAACGGCAGAAACCTTAAGGTTGTCGGCCTTGTTTGCATGGACCAGCTGCTGGTCGACGCAACGGAATCGCCAGAGCTTCAGATTGGCGATGAGGTGGAACTACTGGGCCCAAACATCACCGCTCTGCAGCTTGCGGAGATTTGCGACACCAACCCCCACGAAATCGTCACAAGGGTGATGTCGCGGGTGCCGCGTCGATATATCTACGAATAG
- the groS_1 gene encoding 10 kDa chaperonin, producing the protein MALQLKPLGDKVVVEVLDAQDKTASGIYLPDSAKKKPQEGKIVAVGSGRHLDNGDRNKLSVKVGDRVLFSKYGGNEVSVDGNDYTILDEDQVYAVLK; encoded by the coding sequence ATGGCATTGCAGCTCAAGCCCCTCGGTGACAAGGTTGTGGTCGAGGTACTCGACGCCCAAGACAAGACCGCCAGCGGGATTTACCTTCCCGACTCGGCCAAGAAGAAGCCACAAGAGGGCAAGATCGTGGCCGTCGGAAGCGGCCGCCACCTGGACAACGGCGATCGCAACAAACTAAGCGTCAAGGTCGGCGATCGGGTCCTGTTCAGCAAGTATGGCGGCAACGAGGTCAGCGTCGACGGTAACGACTACACCATCCTTGACGAGGACCAGGTTTACGCGGTCCTGAAATAG
- the coaBC gene encoding Coenzyme A biosynthesis bifunctional protein CoaBC, translating to MLTTLALAYRGPLLVAPAMNPAMFEHAATQAAIATLRSRGAVIVEPAVGDVACGENGQGKLASISTIVREAAQILSRGQWLAGRHILITGGPTHEPIDAVRFVGNRSSGKMAVALARAATLCGASVTLVLGPTDVVVPDGVEVRRVQTAVQMLEACQRVLPSADGVIGCAAVADYRPSQTIDGKRRRTDEPWSLELIPNPDIIAELAAKRKPGAWALGFAAEPADDPSVAREKVTAKGLDGIALNNVSRTDIGFGSDNNEVRLLMTDGREAESGLRSKLGVGLWLFEKLHEFGLVSN from the coding sequence ATGCTCACGACGTTGGCGCTCGCCTACCGGGGGCCGCTGCTCGTAGCGCCGGCAATGAACCCGGCAATGTTCGAACACGCCGCCACCCAAGCGGCGATCGCCACCCTAAGGTCTCGCGGGGCGGTCATCGTCGAACCGGCGGTCGGGGACGTGGCTTGTGGTGAGAATGGCCAGGGCAAACTGGCATCGATTTCCACCATTGTGCGGGAAGCAGCCCAGATTCTAAGCCGTGGGCAATGGCTGGCAGGTCGCCACATCCTCATTACGGGTGGACCCACCCACGAACCGATCGACGCCGTGCGATTCGTGGGAAACCGATCCAGTGGCAAGATGGCAGTCGCCCTCGCTCGGGCTGCAACGCTCTGCGGAGCTTCCGTAACCCTCGTGCTGGGGCCGACCGATGTGGTCGTACCGGATGGGGTCGAGGTAAGGAGGGTCCAAACCGCAGTCCAAATGCTGGAGGCGTGCCAACGGGTGCTGCCGTCTGCCGATGGGGTGATCGGGTGTGCGGCCGTTGCAGACTATCGGCCCTCGCAGACGATCGACGGAAAGCGTAGGCGTACCGACGAACCCTGGAGCCTGGAACTCATTCCTAATCCGGACATCATTGCCGAACTCGCCGCCAAGCGCAAGCCAGGCGCCTGGGCCTTGGGTTTCGCGGCCGAGCCTGCCGATGATCCGTCCGTAGCTCGCGAAAAGGTCACAGCAAAGGGCCTCGATGGTATCGCCCTCAACAATGTCTCCCGCACCGACATCGGCTTCGGCAGCGACAACAATGAGGTCAGGCTCCTGATGACGGATGGCCGGGAGGCAGAGTCCGGGCTGCGATCCAAGCTTGGCGTTGGGCTCTGGCTATTCGAGAAACTCCATGAATTCGGCTTGGTCTCGAACTAG